A region from the Rosa rugosa chromosome 6, drRosRugo1.1, whole genome shotgun sequence genome encodes:
- the LOC133714989 gene encoding uncharacterized protein LOC133714989, whose product MGEALLTTLSIENSHLSTLLSMDSGSLAHDELEREMNRTFILSRPPDINLPLLSEPSPPPPTWNDPCDILDVGLGSQVYEAETTISLPKVARKCNKRLDSVWGAWFFFSFYFKPVLNEKSKCKIIRDSNGVSGFDKTDLQLDAFLVQHDMENMYMWVFKERPENALGKMQLRSYMNGHSRQGERPFPFSVDRGFVRSHRMQRKHYRGLSNPQCVHGIEIVRTPNLMCLDEEERKRWTELTGRDVNFSIPLEASDFGSWRNIQNPELELDRPAPPSKNNINSHQRKLLDGTGLNLSTQPSDHGNSDGMDLSPVCHKRKKELFPHGNDNDCCLPNNHHFDRVLDGKIHTDESSWFNEFSGAMKNASGPVTAAKTIYEDDEGFLVIVSLPFVDLQRVKVTWRNTNSHGIVKISCVSTACMPFIKRRDRTFKLTDLAPEHCPPGEFVREIALPTRIPEDAKLEAYCDETGTMLEVMVPKRRVGPEEHEVRVCLRPSPWNEREHLLT is encoded by the coding sequence ATGGGGGAAGCTCTTCTCACTACTTTGTCCATAGAGAATTCTCATTTGTCTACATTGTTGTCGATGGATTCTGGTTCTTTGGCACATGATGAattggagagagagatgaaTCGGACTTTCATACTTTCGCGCCCTCCTGATATCAATCTCCCGTTGCTGTCTGAACCAAGCCCACCTCCTCCAACTTGGAATGATCCATGTGACATCTTGGATGTAGGCCTTGGGTCTCAAGTGTATGAAGCTGAGACAACAATCAGTCTCCCCAAAGTCGCAAGGAAATGCAACAAGAGACTCGATAGTGTTTGGGGTGCATGGTTTTTCTTTAGCTTCTATTTCAAGCCTGTTTTGAACGAGAAGTCTAAGTGCAAGATCATTCGGGACAGTAATGGGGTGTCTGGGTTTGACAAAACAGACTTGCAGCTAGATGCTTTCTTGGTTCAGCATGATATGGAAAACATGTACATGTGGGTTTTCAAGGAAAGGCCCGAAAATGCATTGGGGAAGATGCAGCTGAGGAGTTACATGAATGGGCATTCTCGCCAAGGAGAGCGGCCCTTCCCATTTAGTGTGGACAGAGGTTTTGTGCGGTCTCATCGAATGCAGAGGAAGCACTACAGGGGTCTCTCTAACCCTCAATGTGTTCATGGGATTGAAATTGTTAGGACACCCAACCTCATGTGTCTTGATgaggaagagaggaagaggTGGACAGAGCTTACAGGCCGAGATGTAAACTTCTCAATCCCGCTTGAAGCAAGTGATTTTGGTTCTTGGAGGAACATACAGAATCCAGAACTTGAGCTTGACCGGCCTGCCCCTCCATCAAAGAACAATATAAATTCTCATCAAAGAAAATTGCTTGATGGTACTGGTTTGAATTTGTCAACTCAGCCATCAGACCATGGAAACAGTGATGGAATGGACCTGTCACCGGTCTGCCATAAGCGAAAGAAAGAACTCTTTCCTCATGGAAATGACAATGATTGCTGTTTACCTAATAACCACCATTTTGACAGAGTTTTGGATGGCAAAATCCACACAGATGAGTCATCTTGGTTTAATGAGTTTAGTGGGGCAATGAAGAATGCATCTGGGCCGGTTACAGCTGCAAAGACAATATACGAGGACGATGAAGGGTTTTTGGTCATTGTCAGCTTACCTTTTGTAGATCTTCAAAGGGTTAAAGTTACTTGGAGGAATACTAATTCACATGGGATTGTAAAGATATCTTGTGTGAGTACAGCTTGTATGCCATTCATTAAGAGGCGTGATAGAACATTTAAGCTAACAGATCTGGCACCAGAGCACTGTCCTCCTGGGGAATTTGTCAGGGAAATTGCTCTTCCAACTCGCATTCCAGAAGATGCCAAACTGGAAGCGTATTGTGATGAGACAGGAACAATGCTCGAAGTTATGGTGCCCAAACGTCGAGTAGGACCAGAAGAACACGAGGTCCGTGTGTGCCTCCGCCCCTCTCCCTGGAACGAAAGGGAGCATTTGTTGACCTGA